A single Epinephelus fuscoguttatus linkage group LG13, E.fuscoguttatus.final_Chr_v1 DNA region contains:
- the LOC125899859 gene encoding uncharacterized protein LOC125899859 — translation MGVLGEAVTSVGSFQSDSDTISSTPFKAPGRGRQFTKQSAVMQPSFSSTLSQETSNPPEDSTKTDVQVKKDVTEDEESDDTTQSQLAEVKSEEAKNNGTDVETSQQEHEEDEKPNRDHEGEETDTEDEEKKEDEEGESGSDVEDKEEEEEGGESSEEEMSVSGEGEEEQDNETTEEDGEEETGSSSEEEDEGSEKSDVIDAEEEEEASIEEEGRGGSESEVSEAEEEGSEEASEGENKEEEEESEVSEDEEDESGEESGSSKIKESEEEEDGEGNDSDEDDNEEEEENEVDAEEEGETEEQKDSSESEDEEKHSEEDEEEEEDKQDEESVENEKEEDDSEAEEDEGEQDEKSDKENEEEEEEEEGDEEEGGEEEASSEEDEEAEKEEDEREVTEEEEEDEGDEDEDKREVTEDEEEDEEEEEEDKKEATEDEEEDEEVEEEDKKEATEDEDEDEEEEDKKEDTEEEEEEEGEEEENKEEVTEEEEEVAGEEEESKEVTEEEEEEEEGEEAEEEEESKQVTEEEEEEEGEEAEEEEESKQVTEEEEEEEGEEEEEESKEVTEEEEENTEGVTEEEEEEGEEEKAGEEGEEEESEGEEEEKKKKKKMKANKEVTVESDEEEEEGEEEEEEEGDEEEENETKTKPKTDTRLYNQREKTKQGQIEGKKGGASEENEDEGEEGDEEEGEEEEEEEEEEEEEKGQTSNVKQKEKEKEGKEKVEEEEGDEEEEEDEEEEEEEEKVKSSKTKTIQKLPADRKDKQQKEMPKPAPRMKQSTAEKKPDDPQQFWDDVLPQYLDLQ, via the exons ATGGGGGTCCTCGGTGAGGCAGTGACAAGCGTAGGTAGTTTCCAGTCTGACAGTGACACCATTTCTTCTACACCATTTAAAGCACCTGGTCGAGGAAGGCAATTCACAAAGCAGAGTGCGGTTATGCAACCTTCCTTTTCCTCGACGTTGTCACAGGAGACGTCAAATCCACCAGAAGACAGCACCAAGACAGATGTTCAGGTCAAGAAGGATGTCACTGAAGACGAGGAAAGTGACGACACCACTCAGTCACAACTGGCGGAGGTGAAAAGTGAAGAGGCGAAGAACAATGGCACAGACGTGGAAACTTCCCAGCAAGAACATGAAGAAGATGAGAAACCCAACAGGGATCATGAGGGAGAAGAAACAGATACTGAAGATGAGGAAAAGAAGGAAGATGAAGAAGGGGAGAGTGGAAGTGATGTAGaggacaaagaagaagaggaagagggaggtgAAAGCAGCGAGGAGGAAATGAGTGTTTCTGGAGAGGGTGAGGAAGAGCAAGATAATGAAACTACAGAGGAAGATGGTGAGGAGGAAACTGGCTCAAGcagtgaggaagaggatgaaggAAGCGAGAAGAGCGATGTCATAGAtgctgaagaggaggaggaagcaagTATAGAGGAAGAGGGTAGAGGAGGGAGTGAGTCTGAGGTAagtgaggcagaggaggagggaagtgAAGAGGCCAGTGAAGGAGAgaataaagaggaagaggaagaaagtgaggtgagtgaggatgaagaagatgaaAGTGGGGAAGAGTCTGGGAGCAGCAAGATCAaagagtcagaggaggaggaggatggagagggaaatgactctgatgaagacgacaatgaagaagaagaagaaaatgaggtTGACGCAGAGGAAGAGGGTGAAACTGAAGAACAAAAAGATTCCTCCGAAAGTGAGGATGAGGAAAAACACtcggaggaagatgaagaggaggaagaggacaaaCAGGATGAAGAGAGTGTTGAAAATGAGAAGGAGGAAGATGACAGTGAGGCCGAAGAAGACGAGGGTGAACAGGATGAAAAGAGCGACAAAgaaaatgaggaggaggaggaggaggaggagggggatgaggAGGAAGGGGGTGAGGAGGAAGCGTCCTCAG aggaggatgaggaggcagaaaaagaagaagatgagagagaggttacagaggaggaagaagaggatgagGGGGACGAAGATGAGGATAAGAGGGAGGTTacagaggatgaagaagaggatgaggaggaagaagaagaggataaGAAAGAGGCTacagaggatgaagaagaggatgaggaggtaGAAGAAGAGGACAAAAAGGAAGCTACagaggatgaagatgaggatgaggaagaagaggataAGAAGGAggatacagaggaggaggaagaagaagagggtgaggaagaggagaataAAGAAGAGGtaacagaggaggaagaagaggtagcaggggaagaagaagagagtAAGGAGgttacagaggaggaggaggaagaagaagagggtgaggaagcagaggaggaagaagagagtaAGCAGGttacagaggaagaggaagaagaagagggtgaggaagcagaggaggaagaagagagtaAGCAGGttacagaggaagaggaagaagaagagggggaggaagaggaagaagagagtaAAGAGGttacagaagaggaagaggagaataCTGAGGGGgtaacagaggaagaagaagaagagggagaggaagagaaagcaggggaggaaggagaagaggaagagagtgaaggtgaagaggaggaaaaaaagaaaaaaaagaaaatgaaagctAATAAAGAGGTGACAGTAGagagtgatgaggaggaggaggaaggtgaagaagaggaggaggaagaaggagatgaggaagaggagaatgaaacaaagacaaaaccaaaaacagatACAAGACTCTATaatcaaagagaaaaaacaaaacagggccAAATTGAAGGAAAGAAAGGTGGTGCTTCTGAGGAAAATGAAGATGAGGGTGAGGAGGGTGAcgaagaggagggagaagaagaggaggaggaggaggaggaggaggaggaggaaaaaggaCAGACATCAAATGTTAAACAGAAGGAGAaggaaaaagaaggaaaggaaaaagtggaagaggaggaaggagatgaggaggaggaggaagatgaggaggaggaagaagaggaggaaaaggtcaaatcctcaaaaacaaaaaccatacAGAAGTTGCCTGCCGACAGAAAAGACAAGCAACAGAAAGAAATGCCCAAACCAGCGCCGAGGATGAAGCAGAGCACTGCAGAGAAGAAACCAGACGATCCTCAGCAGTTCTGGGACGATGTTCTGCCTCAGTACCTCGACCTGCAGTGA
- the otc gene encoding LOW QUALITY PROTEIN: ornithine transcarbamylase, mitochondrial (The sequence of the model RefSeq protein was modified relative to this genomic sequence to represent the inferred CDS: inserted 4 bases in 3 codons): MFTKLLSVNNNVFKCFQTLQVRSARGFSIGASCLGSVSLKGRSCLTLKDFSSDEIKRLLWASADLKHRIKHEKQSLPLLQGKSIAMIFEKRSTRTRMSTETGFALLGGHPCFLTSQDIHLGVNESSTDTARVLSGLCDIVLARXYSHSMLEELDKEASIPIINGLSDLYHPIQILADFLTLQEHYGXLSGLTVSWIGDGNNVLHSFMMCAAKLGVHLKIATPKGYEPDRSVLQEAQRLSREHGTQLVLTSDPREAATGSDVLVTDTWVGMGQEEQKTKRLKDFKGYQITMQTGSVSKPDWTFLHCXPRNMEEVDDEVFYSSRSLVFPEAENRKWTIMGLMVSLLTDYTPQMPMLKF, encoded by the exons CATTGGAGCTTCGTGCCTCGGTTCAGTGAGTTTAAAGGGTCGCAGCTGTCTCACTCTGAAAGACTTCAGCTCAGATGAAATCAAGAGGCTGCTGTGGGCGTCTGCAGATCTGAAACATCGGATCAAACATGAAAAACAG tctcttcctcttctgcaAGGAAAGTCTATTGCTATGATATTTGAGAAGAGGAGCACCAGAACAAGAATGTCCACAGAGACAG GTTTTGCTTTGCTTGGCGGACACCCCTGTTTCCTCACCTCTCAGGACATCCACCTGGGCGTCAATGAGAGCAGCACAGACACTGCAAG GGTTCTCTCAGGTCTCTGCGATATTGTCTTGGCTCG GTACAGCCACTCcatgctggaggagctggataAGGAGGCCTCCATCCCCATCATCAACGGTCTGTCTGACCTCTACCACCCAATCCAGATTCTGGCTGACTTCCTTACTTTACAG GAGCATTATG TCCTCAGTGGACTAACAGTGAGCTGGATTGGAGATGGGAACAACGTCCTGCACTCCTTTATGATGTGTGCAGCTAAATTGGGAGTTCATCTTAAGATTGCTACCCCAAAG GGGTATGAGCCAGACAGGAGTGTTCTTCAAGAGGCACAAAGACTCTCCAGAGAG CATGGTACCCAGCTTGTTCTGACCTCTGACCCGAGGGAGGCTGCAACCGGCAGTGATGTTTTGGTTACCGACACCTGGGTCGGCATGGGACAGGAAGAACAGAAGACAAAGAGACTTAAAGACTTTAAAGGTTACCAGATTACAATGCAg acaggaagtgtgtccAAACCAGACTGGACCTTCCTGCATT CTCCTCGGAACATGGAGGAGGTAGATGACGAGGTATTCTATTCATCCCGCTCCCTCGTCTTCCCCGAGGCAGAGAACAGAAAGTGGACAATCATG GGTCTGATGGTGTCTCTTCTGACTGACTACACTCCACAGATGCCTATGCTCAAGTTTTAA